In Gossypium arboreum isolate Shixiya-1 chromosome 5, ASM2569848v2, whole genome shotgun sequence, a single genomic region encodes these proteins:
- the LOC108452700 gene encoding putative pectinesterase 11: MAAFIFFVIMFTLMASTTPRADAAETSAAAVVIRVDQSGKGDYKKIQDAIDAVPSNNKQPYFILVKPGIYNEKIIVPGDKPFITVSGSKTNSTVITRNDSGNIIESATFTVLASDFVGRYITIENTFQRHGIQAVALRVSGDRVVFLGCKILGYQDTLLDENGRHYYRNCYIEGAVDFICGNAASLFERCHLHTLSEEFSAITAQQRGLPTEETGFTFLGCKITGERTAILGRPWGSYSRVIFALTYMSNVILPRGWDNWGDTTKQSSVFYREYKCYGPGANTSKRVEWSQKLTAEEVKVFLTKNMIGGKSWIRSTLKHVKKVSTAISNNSTGHS; encoded by the exons ATGGCTGCTTTCATCTTTTTTGTAATTATGTTCACGTTAATGGCGAGTACCACCCCTCGAGCAGATGCTGCTGAAACTTCAGCTGCGGCTGTAGTTATAAGAGTTGACCAATCAGGGAAAGGAGACTATAAAAAGATACAAGACGCTATTGATGCCGTGCCATCAAACAACAAACAACCGTATTTCATATTGGTTAAGCCTGGAATCTACAATGAAAAGATCATTGTGCCTGGAGACAAGCCTTTCATTACGGTAAGCGGTTCCAAGACAAATAGCACGGTAATAACGAGGAATGATAGTGGAAATATAATTGAATCTGCTACTTTTACTGTGTTGGCCTCGGATTTTGTTGGTCGATATATAACGATTGAG AATACGTTCCAACGTCATGGAATTCAAGCAGTCGCATTAAGGGTATCTGGAGATAGGGTAGTTTTCTTAGGATGCAAAATTTTAGGTTACCAAGATACATTGCTAGATGAAAACGGTAGACACTATTATCGCAACTGTTACATTGAAGGAGCTGTTGACTTCATTTGTGGGAATGCCGCTTCCCTTTTTGAG AGGTGCCATTTGCATACATTGTCAGAAGAATTTTCAGCCATTACAGCACAACAAAGGGGGTTACCGACGGAGGAGACAGGATTTACATTTTTGGGTTGCAAGATAACTGGGGAGAGGACTGCTATATTAGGAAGGCCATGGGGTTCTTATTCCAGGGTCATTTTTGCCTTGACCTATATGTCTAATGTCATTCTGCCACGAGGATGGGACAATTGGGGAGACACAACCAAGCAAAG CTCGGTGTTTTATAGAGAGTATAAATGTTACGGACCAGGAGCTAATACAAGTAAAAGAGTTGAATGGTCGCAAAAGCTGACGGCCGAAGAGGTGAAGGTTTTCTTGACTAAGAACATGATTGGCGGCAAGAGTTGGATCAGATCCACCCTCAAACATGTTAAGAAAGTTTCTACTGCCATTTCTAACAATTCCACGGGACATTCCTGA
- the LOC108450593 gene encoding uncharacterized protein LOC108450593 yields the protein MGSLMAGWDSPVSESDPTSVIRQRNRSLTKEEIEAYWKSKKQTEEEHLKATFSPSYTCTHSYLETPLEEHGSKNLRSNTSQEDAETSLENIINKNGWWTRSNWAFLNEPPVLDRPTNSYKPQFHVANLAASKLNPDSGISV from the exons ATGGGTTCTTTAATGGCGGGATGGGATTCTCCTGTATCAGAATCGGATCCTACATCAG TAATACGCCAACGAAATCGATCGTTGACCAAGGAAGAGATCGAAGCTTATTGGAAATCAAAGAAGCAAACGGAGGAAGAACATCTTAAAGCTACTTTTAGTCCATCATATACCTGCACTCACTCTTACCTG GAAACACCATTGGAGGAGCATGGAAGTAAGAATCTGAGATCAAACACCAGCCAGGAGGATGCAGAAACAAGCCTGGAGaatatcataaataaaaatgGCTG GTGGACAAGGAGCAATTGGGCATTCTTGAATGAACCGCCCGTACTTGACCGGCCTACCAACAGTTACAAGCCACAGTTCCACGTTGCCAACCTTGCTGCTTCCAAGCTTAACCCAGATTCTGGGATCAGTGTTTAA
- the LOC108451178 gene encoding uncharacterized protein LOC108451178: MGSMAELISVQAGISSNNSKVIVDNGCVSSKFVRVLWEYNREHRPDLISLLETRVSGEKADLVIAKLGFNNSHHVEAVVFSRGSFIERTSVQFLTGWTEHPSFSNFVKENWRMSMNMSSLHSKFTDQVKIWNKEVYGHIFTRKKLLTHKLERIKMERDRTNSKFPKQVEIDMKEELKNVLHEEIFWRQKARCDWLVLGDRNTKFFHSRMLRRSKQNRITILKNGLGEWIMDDDRLRLEAVNFYSNLYGEHFWPIRNSPSVAFPCLKDEDFNFLNRQVSDEEIKSALFDMAPLKALGSDGFYALFYQSQWDHVGTSVCTWVKEVFNGKSIDLTFNNSLIVLIPKNLKPRGVLSVPAN, encoded by the exons ATGGGTTCTATGGCAGAGCTCATTAGTGTACAAGCTGGAATTTCTTCGAATAATTCTAAAGTTATAGTTGACAAT GGTTGTGTGAGTTCTAAATTTGTTAGAGTCTTATGGGAATATAATCGAGAGCATAGACCAGATTTGATTAGTCTCCTTGAAACTAGGGTCAGTGGTGAGAAAGCGGATTTAGTTATTGCCAAACTCGGTTTTAATAATTCTCATCATGTGGAAGCGGTCGTCTTTTCAAGAG GTTCCTTCATTGAAAGGACGTCCGTTCAGTTTTTAACCGGTTGGACTGAGCATCCATCCTTTTCGAATTTTGTTAAGGAGAATTGGAGGATGTCTATGAACATGTCATCCCTGCATTCTAAGTTCACTGACCAGGTTAAGATTTGGAATAAAGAGGTTTATGGTCATATTTTCACTCGTAAGAAGCTTTTGACTCATAAACTAGAGCGTATTAAGATGGAACGAGATAGAACTAACTCGAAATTTCCTAAGCAAGTTGAGATAGATATGAAAGAAGAATTGAAGAATGTGCTTCATGAAGAAATCTTTTGGAGGCAAAAAGCACGATGTGATTGGTTGGTCTTAGGAGATCGTAACACAAAATTCTTTCACTCGCGAATGCTGAGGAGAAGTAAACAAAATAGAattactattttgaaaaatggcttGGGTGAGTGGATAATGGACGATGATCGTCTGAGGCTTGAAGCAGTCAATTTCTACTCTAATCTATATGGCGAGCATTTTTGGCCTATACGAAACTCTCCATCTGTTGCTTTCCCATGCCTCAAAGACGAAGATTTTAATTTTCTTAACAGACAAGTATCGGATGAGGAAATTAAATCAGCTCTTTTTGATATGGCACCTTTGAAGGCTTTAGGGAGTGATGGTTTCTATGCCCTATTCTATCAGAGTCAGTGGGATCATGTTGGCACTTCAGTCTGCACTTGGGTCAAAGAAGTCTTCAATGGTAAAAGCATTGATTTGACTTTTAATAATTCTCTTATTGTGCTAATTCCCAAAAACTTAAAACCCCGTGGAGTTCTCTCAGTTCCGGCCAATTAG